In Prunus dulcis chromosome 2, ALMONDv2, whole genome shotgun sequence, a single genomic region encodes these proteins:
- the LOC117617840 gene encoding peptidyl-prolyl cis-trans isomerase FKBP20-1, translated as MSDAIDLSGDGGVLKKIVRHAKPDAIAPTQDLPLVDVHYEGILEETNEVFDTTHEDNTVFSFELGKGSVIKAWDIAVKTMKVGEIAKITCKPEYAYGSAGSPPDIPPEATLIFEVELVACNPRKGLSLGSASEERARLEELKKQREMAAANKEEEKKKREEAKAAAAARIQAKLDAKKGGKGKGKGK; from the exons ATGAGTGATGCAATTGATTTGAGCGGGGATGGAGGGGTCCTCAAGAAAATTGTAAGGCATGCAAAACCAGATGCAATTGCTCCGACCCAAGACCTTCCCCTCGTTGATG TTCATTATGAAGGCATTCTTGAGGAAACCAACGAAGTTTTTGATACGACACATGAAGATAACACGGTTTTCTCATTTGAGCTGGGGAAGGGCAGTGTAATCAAGGCTTGGGATATTGCAGTGAAAACCATGAAG GTTGGGGAGATTGCTAAAATCACTTGCAAGCCAGAATATGCCTATGGAAGTGCGGGTTCTCCACCAGATATTCCACCAGA GGCAACCCTTATATTTGAGGTGGAGTTGGTGGCTTGCAATCCACGGAAGGGATTAAGTTTGGGTAGTGCCTCAGAAGAAAGGGCCAGGCTAGA AGAACTGAAGAAGCAGAGGGAGATGGCTGCTGCaaacaaagaggaagagaagaagaagagagaagaggcgaaagctgctgctgctgctcgTATTCAAGCTAAGTTAGATGCCAAGAAGGGTGGAAAGGGAAAAGGCAAAGGAAAATAG
- the LOC117617838 gene encoding E3 ubiquitin-protein ligase SDIR1-like isoform X1, which produces MSFVFRGTRADIESGFPEFIPERRAMRVHASRSVNSNSLAFLVTVLLLFMILNSHQMSPNFLLWPVLGVFLMATTLRMYATCQQLQAQAQAHAAAASGLLGHTEMRLHVPPSIALATRGRLQGLRLQLALLDREFDDLDYETLRALDSDNVPAASSMSEEEINALPVHKYKVMGLQTGASSIQQASSSVPSEQKKQETANTVGSTKASEDELTCSVCLEQVNAGELIRSLPCMHQFHASCIDPWLRQQGTCPVCKFRAGSVGWHENGQGGMDPSYMV; this is translated from the exons atgagttttgttttccgGGGGACAAGAGCAGATATTGAAAGTGGATTTCCAGAATTTATACCAGAGCGGCGTGCAATG CGCGTTCATGCATCACGTTCTGTCAATTCCAACTCACTTGCTTTTCTTGTCACAG TTCTTTTGTTATTCATGATACTGAACTCGCACCAGATGTCACCTAATTTCCTG CTCTGGCCAGTTCTTGGTGTCTTTTTGATGGCCACAACGTTAAGGATGTATGCAACCTGTCAACAACTTCAAGCTCAAGCACAGGCTCATGCAGCGGCAGCCAGCGGCCTTCTTGGTCATACTGAAATGCGGTTGCATGTGCCACCATCCATAGCCCTAGCAACAAGAGGGCGCCTTCAAGGCCTCAGACTTCAGCTTGCACTTCTTGATCGGGAATTTGATGACCTAG ATTATGAAACTTTGCGAGCTTTGGATTCTGATAATGTTCCAGCAGCTTCTTCTATGAGTGAGGAAGAGATAAATGCCCTTCCAGTCCATAAATACAAGGTTATGGGTCTTCAGAC TGGTGCTTCATCGATTCAACAAGCTTCATCTTCAGTACCCTCTGAG cagaagaagcaagaaactGCTAACACAGTTGGGAGCACAAAAGCCTCAGAAGATGAACTGACTTGCAGTGTTTGCTTGGAGCAAGTTAACGCGGGAGAACTAATCCGCAGCCTTCCTTGCATGCATCAG TTCCATGCTAGTTGCATAGATCCTTGGCTGAGGCAACAGGGAACCTGCCCAGTGTGTAAATTCAGAGCAGGATCGGTGGGGTGGCATGAAAATGGACAAGGTGGAATGGATCCTTCGTACATGGTTTGA
- the LOC117617838 gene encoding E3 ubiquitin-protein ligase SDIR1-like isoform X2 has protein sequence MSFVFRGTRADIESGFPEFIPERRAMRVHASRSVNSNSLAFLVTVLLLFMILNSHQMSPNFLLWPVLGVFLMATTLRMYATCQQLQAQAQAHAAAASGLLGHTEMRLHVPPSIALATRGRLQGLRLQLALLDREFDDLDYETLRALDSDNVPAASSMSEEEINALPVHKYKVMGLQTGASSIQQASSSVPSEKKQETANTVGSTKASEDELTCSVCLEQVNAGELIRSLPCMHQFHASCIDPWLRQQGTCPVCKFRAGSVGWHENGQGGMDPSYMV, from the exons atgagttttgttttccgGGGGACAAGAGCAGATATTGAAAGTGGATTTCCAGAATTTATACCAGAGCGGCGTGCAATG CGCGTTCATGCATCACGTTCTGTCAATTCCAACTCACTTGCTTTTCTTGTCACAG TTCTTTTGTTATTCATGATACTGAACTCGCACCAGATGTCACCTAATTTCCTG CTCTGGCCAGTTCTTGGTGTCTTTTTGATGGCCACAACGTTAAGGATGTATGCAACCTGTCAACAACTTCAAGCTCAAGCACAGGCTCATGCAGCGGCAGCCAGCGGCCTTCTTGGTCATACTGAAATGCGGTTGCATGTGCCACCATCCATAGCCCTAGCAACAAGAGGGCGCCTTCAAGGCCTCAGACTTCAGCTTGCACTTCTTGATCGGGAATTTGATGACCTAG ATTATGAAACTTTGCGAGCTTTGGATTCTGATAATGTTCCAGCAGCTTCTTCTATGAGTGAGGAAGAGATAAATGCCCTTCCAGTCCATAAATACAAGGTTATGGGTCTTCAGAC TGGTGCTTCATCGATTCAACAAGCTTCATCTTCAGTACCCTCTGAG aagaagcaagaaactGCTAACACAGTTGGGAGCACAAAAGCCTCAGAAGATGAACTGACTTGCAGTGTTTGCTTGGAGCAAGTTAACGCGGGAGAACTAATCCGCAGCCTTCCTTGCATGCATCAG TTCCATGCTAGTTGCATAGATCCTTGGCTGAGGCAACAGGGAACCTGCCCAGTGTGTAAATTCAGAGCAGGATCGGTGGGGTGGCATGAAAATGGACAAGGTGGAATGGATCCTTCGTACATGGTTTGA
- the LOC117617826 gene encoding aspartic proteinase PCS1 has protein sequence MPIVLPLLLLCFFTHCTLCFSASKPKTLILPLKTETLPHGFAPHSTNKLSFHHNVTLTIQLSVGSPPQKVTMVLDTGSELSWLHCKKAPNLNSVFNPLASKSYSTIPCSSPVCRTRTRDFSIPVSCDPKKLCHATLSYADASSIEGNLASETFGLGLSTQPGTIFGCMDSGFSSNSEEDAKTTGLMGMNRGSLSFVTQMGFPKFSYCISGRDSSGILLFGEAKFAWLRPLNYTPLVQISTPLPYFDRVAYTVQLEGIRVSGKVLPLPKSVLVPDHTGAGQTMVDSGTQFTFLLGPVYTALKNEFIQQTKPVLRVLNDPNFVFQGAMDLCYQVPMNRPSLPQLPTVTLMFQGAEMSVWGERLLYRVPGMVRGSDSVYCFTFGNSDLLGIEAFVIGHHHQQNVWMEFDLEKSRVGVAEVRCDLASQRLGLGV, from the coding sequence atgcccattgttcttcctcttcttcttctctgcttCTTCACCCACTGCACACTCTGTTTCTCTgcttcaaaaccaaaaacactcATTCTACCTCTCAAAACAGAGACACTTCCACATGGGTTTGCCCCACATTCAACAAACAAGCTCTCTTTCCACCACAACGTCACCTTAACAATCCAACTTTCCGTGGGTTCGCCCCCACAGAAGGTTACCATGGTCCTTGACACAGGCAGTGAGCTCTCTTGGCTCCACTGCAAGAAAGCCCCAAACTTGAACTCTGTTTTCAACCCACTCGCCTCTAAATCTTATTCTACCATACCTTGCTCTTCGCCCGTTTGCCGGACCCGAACCCGAGACTTCTCCATACCCGTTTCCTGCGACCCCAAAAAGCTGTGCCACGCCACTCTCTCCTACGCCGACGCTTCTTCCATTGAAGGCAACCTCGCATCCGAAACTTTCGGTCTCGGGCTGTCCACACAACCCGGTACGATATTCGGGTGCATGGATTCCGGGTTCAGTTCCAACTCGGAGGAAGACGCCAAGACCACCGGGTTAATGGGTATGAACCGCGGGTCGTTATCCTTCGTTACCCAAATGGGGTTCCCGAAATTTTCGTACTGCATATCGGGTCGTGACTCGTCCGGTATTCTACTTTTCGGGGAAGCGAAATTCGCTTGGCTCCGTCCCTTGAACTACACCCCTTTGGTCCAAATATCCACCCCATTGCCGTACTTCGACCGAGTCGCTTACACCGTCCAGCTCGAGGGGATCAGAGTTTCGGGCAAAGTGTTACCGCTCCCGAAATCGGTTTTGGTACCGGACCATACCGGGGCGGGTCAGACAATGGTCGACTCGGGAACCCAATTCACGTTCCTACTCGGTCCGGTTTACACCGCTCTAAAAAACGAGTTCATTCAGCAAACCAAACCGGTTTTGAGAGTTCTGAACGACCcgaattttgttttccaaggGGCCATGGATTTGTGCTACCAAGTCCCGATGAACCGGCCGAGTCTGCCCCAACTGCCAACGGTGACCTTAATGTTTCAGGGGGCCGAGATGAGCGTATGGGGCGAGAGGCTGTTGTATCGGGTACCGGGAATGGTGAGGGGTAGTGATTCGGTGTACTGCTTCACATTCGGAAACTCTGACTTGCTAGGCATCGAGGCGTTCGTGATTGGACATCACCATCAGCAAAACGTGTGGATGGAGTTTGACTTGGAGAAGTCCAGAGTGGGAGTGGCTGAGGTTAGGTGTGATCTTGCAAGTCAAAGACTTGGGTTGGGGGTCTAG